The window ATTACTGGAATCATGACGTTATTGACTAAATTTAATCCGTTATCGTTGATTGCAAAAGCCATTGATTCTGTATTCGAATATTTTACCGGCATTAGCTTGATTGATGAAGGAGGTAAATTTATTCAGTCATTTGCTGATGGGATTATTAGCACATGGCAATCAATAAAAGATAGTATTGTCGATACGGTAACGGGCTGGATCCCTGATTGGATGAAATCGGGTGCATCGGCTATTGGTGGTTCTTTATCTTCGGCTTGGGGGAGTTTAACGGGTTATGCTAATGGTGGATTAATTACGCATCATCAAGTAGCCCAGCTAGGTGAAGATGGCCCTGAAATGGTTATTCCATTAACGAAATCAAATGGTCCTAATTTATTATTTCAAGCCGTTAAAATCATGGGTCTTTCAAATACCAAACCGAATGCAGAGACCATTGTTGGGCAAATATCAAAAGGAACCACACAAAACAATACTCATTCATCCTCGTTTAGTCCGTCATTTAATCCCAACATTACGATTAACTGCACAAGACAAGATGACATTATGCCAAGGTTAAATGAAACGCTTGATAATCAGCGCCGAGCCTTTGAGGATATGTTCAATTCTATGATGAATAAAAATCGTCGTGTGGGGGCATTTTAATGAAATGGAAGTACATAACTGAGCAAGGTGATACGTGGGACACTTTAGCCTTTGATTTTTACGGTTCTGAAAAATTGATGCATATTTTAATTGAAGCGAATTCTCAGTATGCCGATATTGTTATTTTTAGTCCAGGGATAGAATTAATTATCCCTGAAACCCCCTTATCAGCGCAGTCAACAAATTTAGTGAAGGCTCCATGGGATGATTAATTTTATTGAAAACAATGTTAGAAAATGTACATTAAGATTGATTTATGAAAATAAAGATATTACTTATGATGTCTCTGATTATATTGAGTCTTTTTCGTTTACCGAGCGTGCTAAAAATGGGGAATCTGATGATATTTCTATCACGTTTCGAAATAATAATCAGGAGTGGAGTAACAACTGGTTTCCTCAGCGTGGTGCAAAAATTAGTGCAAAAATTATTACTGAAAATTGGAATAATGTTAACGATGCGTATGTTCTTGACTGTGGCTCTTTTGAAATTGATGAGATTAATGACCAAGGCCCGCCATCGACAATTACAATTGGTGCATTATCTGTTGGGATTAGCTCGAGTTTAAGAGGGCAATCCAATAGTAAAGCTTGGGAGAATTTTCGGTTTTCAAAAATTGTGAGTGAACTTGCAAAAAAACACCAATTCGGCGTCTTTTTTGATTGTCGCTATGATCCATTAATCGACCGATTTGACCAAAAAAACGAATCTGATTTAAGCTTTTTACTAAATGTCGCTGAATATATTGGTGTTAATTTACGCATTGCTAAAAATAAGATTATTGTTTATGAGGAAGCGCTCTATGACAATAAAACGGTTTCTTTTTCGTTAACCAAAAATAACGATGGTTATATTAACCATTCCTTTAGAGCATCAAGTGCGGATATTTATAGCGCCTGCCACGTTCAATTTTTAGATAGTTCATCGAGTAAGTTAATGACCTACCAATATAATCTCAATGGTTCGTCGGGTATTTTAGGTGAAAAAGCCTCGGGCGGTAATATAAAAATTGACCCTGTCACTCGGATGGTTATCTCTGAGCCTGTTAGCACAAAGAAAATAGAAGCACCCAAGGTTGGGAAAATACTCAAAATTAATCGGCGATGTAAAAGTTTAACGGAGGCAGAGAGCCTCGCTAAATCGATGTTACGTGGCAAAAATAAAAGGGAGCTAAGTGGCTCCCTTACTTTTTTCGGTAATTTATATTTGAGAGCGGGACTCACTCTTTCTTTAAATCAGTTTGGTGTTTGGGATGGCGCAAAGTGGGTTATTGATGAAGTGAGCCATAGTTATTCAAAATCAAGCGGCCTTGAAACGGCAATCACAATTAGAGGAGCGTTAGATTACTAATGATAGAGGACATTTTAAAAAAATATATTCGTCATGGCACGATAACGTCGGTTAACTCAGATAACACGGCTAGAGTGCAGTTTTCTGATCTTGATAATTTAGTCTCTTATAACTTACCAATATTAGTTCACAATGCAGGTAAAAATAAACAACAATCCCCTCCTGATATTGGGTGTTGTGCCGTTTGCCTTATGCTGCCAACCGGTGATTCAGACGGCTTCGTACTCGGATGTTATTACGACACTAAAAATACGCCACCAGTCACCGATTTAAGTAAAAAAATGCATTGGTCATTTGATGATGGAACCATTATTGAATATGACACCAAAGCACATAAATTACTTGTTGATGTTAAAGGGAGTATTGAGGGCAAAGCAACAACATCCGCTGTCATTGAATGCCCTGATATTACTTTAAAAGGTAACGTAAAAATCATGGGAACACTGCAGGTAATGCTCGGTGATGTGATTGTTGCGTCAGTTGGGGCTGGTGATTTAACGATTAACGGTAAAATTACATCAACAAAGAGTATCTCAATCACCGGTGGCGATCTCAATGTGACTGGAAATATAAAGGCAACTGGGACAGTTAAAGGGACAAATATATGAGTAATGTATTAACCGGTTTAATTGGCTGCTTTGGTGGCGTTATTTTCACTGTTAGTGATCAGTATATAAAAACATTTCAAGATTTAAGTGTTACTCGAAAAAATAAGTATGCTGATCATGAAATTGCGATGAATAAACCCATTACGGAGTTTACTGGTGAAGAACTCAATGAAGTCAGATTTAAAATGCGGCTAACGACTCATTCTAAAGCATCACCACTGATTGATTTGGGTATTTTAAAATCCATCATGAATCGAAAAGTAGCACAAAGATTAATTATTGGTTTAAGTAATTTAGGGAAATATACATTAAGGGAATTATCTGATGAATGGCTTCATATTGCTGGAAATGGTGTTCCACTAATTATCGATGTTGAGCTAGTTCTCGTCGAATACATCGATCAGGTCTCCAATCAAGCCATGAACTCCCTAAGAACCGATGAGTTAATGAAAACAGAAACCGGGAAAGGTGGGCCAGAGCGATTACCTGGTTCTTTTGAAAAAATAAAAGACCGCGTTTTAACAAAATTTGATGATGTAATTGGGGGCGATTATGGTGAATAAAACGATAACATTATCGTTAGCAGATAGTCAGTCTATTAATATTGGTGCGTCCGGTCTTGATGAAATTTGTCAAAATATCCAAATCATTTTATCAACTCAGCAAGGAACACTTTATTTAGATCGATTATTTGGGTTAAAAAGTGATTTTGTTGATGCTCCAATGAATGAAGCTGCAATGAAAATTCAAAATGAGATTTATGATGCGATTGAAAAATACGAGCCAAGAGTGAAAATTATATCGGTTACTTTTTCCGGTAATGATGATGGCCGGTTAAATCCAGTGATATCTTTTGAATTAGTCGAGGGGGTTTTATTGTGACAACTAACTATAATCAATTATTATCACTTCCTGATGTAAATTTTACAGAAACGGATAGTGCGATTATTTTGCAAAATTTAATTGATGACTATCAGCTAATCACCAAAAAAGTATTATATCCTGGTGATCCTGTTAGGTTATTTTTATATACACTTGCTTACCGAATATCTCAAGAACGAGCTATTTATAATAATGCTGGGAGACAAACACTCCTTCGTTATGCGAAGAAAGATAAACTGGATCACATTGGCGCTTTAATGGGGACCAGTCGAATTCAACATGAATATGCAAAGTTAACGATAAAATACTCATTATCAAGCATTCTTTCTTTTGATGTCGTTATACCTCAAGGCTCAAGAGTGACAACACTTGATGGCGACGCTATTTTTGCAATTAATAGCGAGGCAATCGTTAAATCTGGCTCATTGTCAGTCGATGTTTTAGCTACCAGTTTAACTGCTGGGACGAAAGATAATAATATTCAACTTGATGAAGTTAATGTCATGGTTGACCCCATTGCTTATGTTAGTTCAGTCACCAACACAACAATAAGCGCAGGTGGCACCGATATTGAAAGTGATGAGGATTATCGAGAGAGGATAGCATTATCTCCCGAACGGTTTTCTACAGCAGGGCCCGAACTTGCTTATAAATACCATGCATTGTCTGCTCATAAAAATATATCAAGTGTTGCCGCGTTGTTGAAAGAGCCGGGTATTGTTGAAATTGTAGTGCTACTTGAAAACGGCATTATACCAGATAGTCATTCTGTTGAAATTGAAGCGGTTATTCATACGCTTAATGATGAAAAAATCAGACCTTTAACCGATACAGTTGAGGTCGTTCCAGCCGAAGCAATTTTGTGTGATTATGAACTCACGTGGTATTTACCGCAATCATCAAGCTCATTACAGGCTGTCATTGCTGAAAAAGTAGCATTAGCCGTCAGCGATTATGAAAAATGGCAAGTTAGCACATTAGGGCGTGATATTAATCCCGACGAGCTGATATCCCTTTGCAAAGCAGCTGGAGCAAAGCGTATTGAGTTATCGGGGCTTAATTATACGTCATTAGAAGCTAACCAAGTCTGCCAATTTAAAAGCAATATTAATCGAATTCGATATGGCGGAATAGAAAGGAGTGCATAATGAAAAATAGACCTCTTTTTGATTTGCCTTTTAATGACATGTTGCCAAGTAGTATTAATCAAGATGTTAGTATTGTTCAAATAACAGAGCCACTTCAAAAGCAAATATCTCTTTATGAGTCTGAGTTAAATAAAATCTCTATTTGGGAACAACTAGATAGTATTGAGGAGCCTTTTCTCTCTACATTGGCTTGGCAATTATCATTAGATCACGAATATATATGGCAACTTGCAGAATCATTAACAGCTAAACGAAACTTAATAAAAATAGCGATAGATCTTCATCGGTATAAAGGTAGCGTTTGGGCTGTTCGCAATATTATTCGTGCGCTTGGTTTTGGTGAGGTTGATATTATAGAGGGATTGGGTATTCGTTACCGTGACGGTTCATTTGAACGAACTGGCATTAAAACTCACTCAGGACATAAAAAAGGATGGCCTTTTTATACGATTATTTTTTATGAACCTATCACTAATGATATCGCAGAGTTACTAAGAAAAGCGATTCCAGAGTATGCCCCTAGTCGCTCTGTTTTATATCGAATTAACTTTAAAAACGCAAAAATGAGACGTAATGGCTCATATTATCACAATGGATTATATAACCGAGGAGAGGCATAGTGGCTAACTTAAAATTAGAAGAGAAATGGATTGATGGAATTTATCAGCTTGAAGTGACAGATCCAGTTATGGGCGGTGAAGATGGTATTGATAATCTTCAAGCAAAACAATTGGGCGGAAATATTTTTTATTTACGAAAAATGGGTATTGCAGAATGGGATGCCAACTTTACGTATTCAAAGTTTAGTCTGGTTAATGTTGATGGTGTTTTATATGCATCAATTATTGACGGTAATAAAAATAAAAAAGTGAGTGATACAACCGCATGGAAAAAAGTGATTGTTGATGTCGCCGATGCCAGCACAACACAGAAAGGTGTCGTCAAATTAAATTCAGCCATAAATAGTACGTCGATAGTAGACGCTGCCACACCTAGCGCCGTTAAAACAGCATATGATTTGGCTAATACAGCCAACACTACAGCAAATACAGCTAAAACCAATGCGGCAACAGCGCAAACTAAAGCGGATAGTGCTTATACCTTGGCAAGTACTGTTAACACCACAGCCAATACAGCTAAATCCACAGCGGAAACAGATGCGTCAACGACGGTTAAAGGGCGTGTTCAGCTAAATTCAGCAGTAAATAGTACAGTAGAGAATCAAGCAGCAACACCCAAGGCAGTTAAAACAGCTTATGACCTGGCAAATACAGCCTTATCACGCAGCGGAGGAGGTGTGGTAACCGGCAATACTAATTACACTGGGAAATTACAGCAAGCAGGTAGTGATGTGATTACGACTGAGACAATAAAAAATTATATCGGTCAATCAATAGTGCTATATCCAAGCGGTAGCGAATCATCACCACCTACACTTACAGTTAATCAGAGTATTAAAATTGATAATCCATTCAATACAATGAATATTATTTGTTACGTTGAAATATTTAATAACAATGTTTGGGGTAGAGTTCATGATACATTTTATAATTTTGACAGTAAAGTGACTTTAATATCAGGTATTTTTATTACTCCAATTTCTAACAATCAATTATCAATAACAACTGGAGCAAGTGAATTATTTACTGGAGGATTAGTTAGATGGGTTACAGGAAGTTTAACTTCTGCTAAATATCGAGTGCGCGTAATTAAAATAGGTGATTAAAATGAATAAAATTATTTTTGGTAAAGTTGGTAGTTCCTTTTTTGAAGTAAATATTACAACTATAAGCAACATAGAACCGCCAACTGGATACGTTCTAATGTCAGAAGAAAGACCCAACTTGAATTTTATTGTTAAAGATAACGGAAACGGAACAGGCGATTGGGTCATTGACCTAAATTGTATTAGTTCCGACTTAATCTGACACATGGCTTGCAAAAGTGAGCGTTACCGGTTTTGATATTAGGTGCAAAATCTACAATCAAAACAAAAAGAGGTAACGCTCATGTTTCATACTAACAATCAAATCATAAAACATAAAGTAGGCTTATTAAATTTAGCTGAAGAACTTCAAAACGTATCAAAAGCGTGTAAAGTAATGGGCGTATCGAGAGATACGTTTTATCGCTATAAAGAGCTTGTCGATGAAGGTGGACTTGATTCGTTAATATTAAAAAGTCGACGAACACCTAATCTGAAAAATCGTGTTGATGATCCAACTGAACAAGCAGTGATAGGTTACGCGATTGATTACCCTGCTTATGGCCAGCATAGAGCCAGTAACGAACTGCGAAAACAAGGTGTTTTTATCTCAGGTAGTGGGGTGCGTTCTGTTTGGTTAAGGCATAATCTTGAGAATTTCAAAAAACGTCTTAAAGCGTTAGAGGACAAAGTTGCTCAAGAAGGAATTGAACTTAATGATAACCAAATCGCCGCTTTGGAAAAGAAAAAATATGATGATGAGGCTTGTGGTGAAATAGACACCGCTCATCCTGGTTATCTTGGCTCACAAGATACGTTTTATGTTGGTAATTTAAAGGGCGTGGGTCGTATTTATCAACAGACTTTTGTTGATACTTATTCTAAGGTAGCACATTGTAAATTATATGTAACAAAAACGCCGA is drawn from Orbaceae bacterium BiB and contains these coding sequences:
- a CDS encoding phage baseplate assembly protein V, encoding MIEDILKKYIRHGTITSVNSDNTARVQFSDLDNLVSYNLPILVHNAGKNKQQSPPDIGCCAVCLMLPTGDSDGFVLGCYYDTKNTPPVTDLSKKMHWSFDDGTIIEYDTKAHKLLVDVKGSIEGKATTSAVIECPDITLKGNVKIMGTLQVMLGDVIVASVGAGDLTINGKITSTKSISITGGDLNVTGNIKATGTVKGTNI
- a CDS encoding phage tail protein, which translates into the protein MANLKLEEKWIDGIYQLEVTDPVMGGEDGIDNLQAKQLGGNIFYLRKMGIAEWDANFTYSKFSLVNVDGVLYASIIDGNKNKKVSDTTAWKKVIVDVADASTTQKGVVKLNSAINSTSIVDAATPSAVKTAYDLANTANTTANTAKTNAATAQTKADSAYTLASTVNTTANTAKSTAETDASTTVKGRVQLNSAVNSTVENQAATPKAVKTAYDLANTALSRSGGGVVTGNTNYTGKLQQAGSDVITTETIKNYIGQSIVLYPSGSESSPPTLTVNQSIKIDNPFNTMNIICYVEIFNNNVWGRVHDTFYNFDSKVTLISGIFITPISNNQLSITTGASELFTGGLVRWVTGSLTSAKYRVRVIKIGD
- a CDS encoding GPW/gp25 family protein — protein: MVNKTITLSLADSQSINIGASGLDEICQNIQIILSTQQGTLYLDRLFGLKSDFVDAPMNEAAMKIQNEIYDAIEKYEPRVKIISVTFSGNDDGRLNPVISFELVEGVLL
- a CDS encoding phage tail protein I, encoding MKNRPLFDLPFNDMLPSSINQDVSIVQITEPLQKQISLYESELNKISIWEQLDSIEEPFLSTLAWQLSLDHEYIWQLAESLTAKRNLIKIAIDLHRYKGSVWAVRNIIRALGFGEVDIIEGLGIRYRDGSFERTGIKTHSGHKKGWPFYTIIFYEPITNDIAELLRKAIPEYAPSRSVLYRINFKNAKMRRNGSYYHNGLYNRGEA
- a CDS encoding baseplate J/gp47 family protein codes for the protein MTTNYNQLLSLPDVNFTETDSAIILQNLIDDYQLITKKVLYPGDPVRLFLYTLAYRISQERAIYNNAGRQTLLRYAKKDKLDHIGALMGTSRIQHEYAKLTIKYSLSSILSFDVVIPQGSRVTTLDGDAIFAINSEAIVKSGSLSVDVLATSLTAGTKDNNIQLDEVNVMVDPIAYVSSVTNTTISAGGTDIESDEDYRERIALSPERFSTAGPELAYKYHALSAHKNISSVAALLKEPGIVEIVVLLENGIIPDSHSVEIEAVIHTLNDEKIRPLTDTVEVVPAEAILCDYELTWYLPQSSSSLQAVIAEKVALAVSDYEKWQVSTLGRDINPDELISLCKAAGAKRIELSGLNYTSLEANQVCQFKSNINRIRYGGIERSA
- a CDS encoding tail protein X, which produces MKWKYITEQGDTWDTLAFDFYGSEKLMHILIEANSQYADIVIFSPGIELIIPETPLSAQSTNLVKAPWDD
- a CDS encoding IS481 family transposase translates to MFHTNNQIIKHKVGLLNLAEELQNVSKACKVMGVSRDTFYRYKELVDEGGLDSLILKSRRTPNLKNRVDDPTEQAVIGYAIDYPAYGQHRASNELRKQGVFISGSGVRSVWLRHNLENFKKRLKALEDKVAQEGIELNDNQIAALEKKKYDDEACGEIDTAHPGYLGSQDTFYVGNLKGVGRIYQQTFVDTYSKVAHCKLYVTKTPITAADLLNDKVLPFYNAHNLPILRILTDRGTEYCGKVEQHDYQLYLAINDIDHTKTKAMSPQTNGICERFHKTILNEFYMITFRKKLYSDLGALQTDLDNWLDYYNNERTHQGKMCCGRTPMETLLDGKLIWEEKNLNQI
- a CDS encoding phage tail protein; translated protein: MSNVLTGLIGCFGGVIFTVSDQYIKTFQDLSVTRKNKYADHEIAMNKPITEFTGEELNEVRFKMRLTTHSKASPLIDLGILKSIMNRKVAQRLIIGLSNLGKYTLRELSDEWLHIAGNGVPLIIDVELVLVEYIDQVSNQAMNSLRTDELMKTETGKGGPERLPGSFEKIKDRVLTKFDDVIGGDYGE